A genomic region of Runella rosea contains the following coding sequences:
- a CDS encoding D-2-hydroxyacid dehydrogenase, producing the protein MKIVFLDARTLGDVPNLGELNALGQTILHPDTQLEQVAERIQGAEVVITNKVKVTREAMTSTPTLKLICVAATGMNNVDLTAAHELGIQVKNVKGYSTDSVAQQTFALLLALLNSTAYYDDYVKTGEYSNERIFTHLGRPYWELNGKRFGILGLGEIGRQVARIALAFGAEVVYFSASGQEYNVIYERLELDEFLKTCDVISIHAPLSAETENLLNYARISQMKPTALLLNTSRGGIVNEADLAKALDDELIAGAAIDVFTQEPIPASHPYMQLQKKEKLLLAPHIAWSSIEARTRLVHKVAENIRGYLAG; encoded by the coding sequence GTGAAAATCGTTTTCTTAGACGCCCGTACCCTCGGCGATGTGCCCAATTTGGGCGAATTGAACGCCTTGGGCCAAACCATCCTGCATCCCGATACGCAACTTGAGCAAGTGGCGGAGCGCATTCAGGGCGCTGAAGTGGTGATTACCAACAAAGTAAAGGTGACGCGGGAGGCGATGACCAGTACGCCAACGCTTAAACTCATTTGTGTAGCGGCCACGGGCATGAACAACGTAGACCTGACGGCGGCGCATGAGTTGGGCATTCAGGTCAAAAACGTAAAAGGCTACTCGACCGACAGCGTGGCGCAGCAGACGTTTGCGTTGCTGTTGGCTTTGCTCAATTCTACGGCCTATTATGATGATTATGTAAAAACGGGAGAATATTCCAACGAGCGCATTTTTACACATTTGGGGCGTCCTTATTGGGAACTGAACGGAAAGCGTTTCGGGATATTGGGCTTGGGCGAAATCGGCCGACAGGTAGCGCGGATTGCCTTGGCTTTTGGCGCGGAGGTGGTGTATTTTTCGGCTTCGGGGCAGGAATATAACGTTATTTATGAGCGGTTGGAGTTGGATGAATTTCTCAAAACCTGCGATGTGATTTCCATTCACGCGCCGTTGAGCGCGGAGACAGAAAATTTGCTCAATTATGCGCGCATTTCTCAAATGAAACCTACGGCTTTGCTCCTCAATACCAGTCGTGGGGGCATTGTGAACGAAGCTGATTTGGCCAAAGCGCTTGACGATGAGTTGATTGCGGGGGCGGCCATTGATGTATTTACGCAGGAGCCGATTCCTGCCTCACACCCGTACATGCAATTGCAGAAAAAAGAAAAATTGCTGTTGGCACCGCACATTGCGTGGTCGAGCATCGAAGCCCGCACGCGATTGGTGCATAAGGTAGCCGAGAATATTCGGGGGTATTTGGCAGGATAG
- the sufD gene encoding Fe-S cluster assembly protein SufD, protein MSNILNNDLKQQLVADFQATESRLNGEAKTEVHQKRREAMQRFEALGFPTIKHEEWKYSNVNNLVKQAFDFNVKSDFGPNDVETLEIPNLQGNVLYFVNGKYNAELSSIVSPESQLQILNFGRAVKEKPELLATYFAHYANYQDEAFTALNTAFAHDGVVVHVPAGKVVEEPIILRFITDARTANAASQPRNLIVVGKNAEVKMAEAFRTLGDNGSFTNVVTEIVVEENANVQYYKVQNETEKAYHIGTTQVIQKDKSHFYAVTVTVNGGFVRNNLNIVLDGQHCESFMYGLYFPNGKQHVDNHTLVDHAKPNSYSNELYKGILKDKSTGVFNGKIFVREYASKTNAYQSCRNVVLSDEASMNTKPQLEIYNDDVKCSHGTTTGKLNDEAIFYMRSRGIPKAEAVTLLMYAFCEDVISQIKIESIREYLSGLIVEKLAQ, encoded by the coding sequence ATGAGCAATATCCTCAATAACGATTTAAAACAACAACTCGTCGCAGATTTTCAGGCTACCGAAAGCCGCCTGAATGGTGAGGCCAAAACGGAAGTCCACCAAAAGCGCCGCGAAGCCATGCAGCGCTTTGAAGCGTTGGGTTTCCCGACCATCAAGCACGAGGAATGGAAATATAGCAACGTCAATAACCTGGTAAAACAGGCGTTTGATTTCAACGTAAAATCTGACTTTGGCCCGAACGATGTAGAAACGCTCGAAATTCCCAATTTGCAGGGCAACGTGCTGTATTTCGTCAACGGAAAGTACAATGCCGAGCTTTCAAGCATTGTTTCTCCCGAAAGCCAGTTGCAGATTCTTAATTTTGGTCGGGCGGTTAAAGAGAAACCCGAACTGTTGGCTACTTATTTTGCCCATTACGCCAATTACCAAGACGAAGCATTTACGGCCCTCAATACCGCTTTTGCGCACGACGGCGTGGTCGTTCACGTTCCCGCTGGCAAAGTCGTGGAAGAGCCTATCATTCTGCGTTTTATCACGGATGCCCGCACCGCCAATGCCGCATCGCAGCCGCGCAATTTGATTGTGGTTGGCAAAAACGCGGAAGTCAAAATGGCCGAAGCATTCCGAACCCTCGGCGACAACGGTTCGTTTACCAACGTGGTGACGGAAATTGTGGTGGAAGAAAATGCCAACGTTCAGTATTACAAAGTACAAAACGAGACCGAAAAGGCGTACCACATCGGCACAACGCAGGTGATTCAAAAAGACAAGAGTCATTTTTACGCCGTAACCGTGACCGTAAACGGGGGTTTTGTGCGCAACAACCTGAATATCGTTTTGGATGGACAACACTGCGAGTCTTTCATGTACGGGTTATATTTTCCGAACGGAAAACAGCACGTCGACAACCATACGCTCGTTGACCACGCCAAGCCCAATTCGTACAGCAATGAGTTGTACAAAGGTATTTTGAAAGATAAATCGACGGGGGTTTTCAACGGTAAAATCTTTGTGCGCGAGTACGCAAGTAAGACCAATGCGTATCAATCATGCCGCAACGTAGTGTTGTCGGACGAAGCTTCGATGAACACCAAACCGCAGTTGGAAATTTATAACGACGACGTAAAATGCTCGCACGGAACCACGACGGGAAAACTCAACGACGAAGCGATTTTTTACATGCGCTCACGCGGGATTCCCAAAGCCGAAGCCGTAACGCTGTTGATGTACGCTTTCTGCGAGGACGTAATCAGTCAAATCAAAATTGAATCAATTCGGGAATATTTATCGGGACTGATAGTTGAAAAATTGGCCCAGTAA
- the sufC gene encoding Fe-S cluster assembly ATPase SufC yields the protein MLTITDLQASVDDKEILKGINLEIKPGEVHAIMGPNGSGKSTLASVLAGREEYEVTGGSVEFEGQDLLEMSPEERAAAGIFLAFQYPVEIPGVTTINFLKTALNEIRKSRGEAPLDAAQFLKLMREKAKIVNIDDALLKRSLNEGFSGGEKKRNEIFQMAMLEPKLAILDETDSGLDIDALRIVAEGVNKLRSPERAVIVVTHYQRLLDYIVPDYVHVLYKGRIVKSGSKELAFELEEKGYDWIKAEVAAL from the coding sequence ATGCTTACAATTACGGATTTACAAGCGTCGGTTGACGATAAAGAGATTTTGAAAGGAATCAATTTGGAAATCAAACCTGGCGAAGTCCACGCAATAATGGGCCCCAACGGCTCGGGCAAAAGTACCCTCGCATCGGTATTGGCGGGGCGTGAAGAATATGAAGTAACGGGAGGAAGTGTTGAATTTGAAGGGCAGGATTTGCTCGAAATGTCACCTGAAGAGCGCGCTGCGGCGGGAATCTTTTTGGCGTTTCAGTACCCTGTCGAAATTCCGGGCGTCACGACCATCAACTTCCTGAAAACTGCGCTCAACGAAATCCGCAAATCACGCGGGGAAGCGCCTTTGGACGCGGCTCAGTTTTTGAAACTCATGCGTGAAAAGGCCAAAATCGTTAACATCGACGATGCGCTGCTGAAACGCTCATTGAACGAAGGCTTTTCGGGTGGTGAGAAAAAACGCAACGAAATCTTCCAAATGGCAATGTTGGAGCCTAAATTGGCTATTCTCGACGAAACCGATTCTGGCTTAGATATTGACGCTTTACGGATTGTTGCTGAGGGAGTTAACAAACTTCGTTCGCCTGAGCGTGCGGTCATCGTAGTGACCCACTACCAACGTTTGCTTGACTACATCGTTCCCGATTACGTACACGTATTGTACAAAGGTCGTATTGTAAAATCGGGCTCGAAAGAACTCGCCTTTGAACTCGAAGAAAAGGGTTACGATTGGATCAAAGCCGAAGTGGCAGCGTTGTAA
- a CDS encoding dienelactone hydrolase family protein, whose protein sequence is MKKLILVGAMFAMQAFTPRPLEAPIPLCQTSEHDMAMLGADPAFQMLHEAPLPFHYAGKGEMITFATSDGKPASAFFIKSAKKSDKWLFVYQEWWGLNDHIKKEAETFYNDLGDVNVLALDMYDGQVGTTPQEAGKIMQSTPKERLEAIMKGGIAYAGKDAKIASVGWCFGGMLSLQSALLEGKQAVGCVMYYGRPEQDVEKLKTLNVDVLGIFGSQDQGIPPATVAKFEENMKTAGKQVTIKMYDAVHGFANPSNPKHDPTATADAYKNALGYLKKKLS, encoded by the coding sequence ATGAAAAAACTGATTCTCGTTGGGGCGATGTTTGCCATGCAGGCGTTTACCCCTCGTCCGCTGGAAGCGCCCATTCCATTGTGCCAAACCTCTGAGCACGACATGGCTATGCTGGGAGCTGATCCTGCTTTCCAGATGCTTCACGAAGCGCCGTTGCCTTTTCATTACGCGGGCAAAGGTGAGATGATTACCTTCGCAACTTCTGACGGCAAACCTGCGTCGGCGTTTTTTATCAAATCAGCAAAGAAATCGGATAAGTGGCTTTTCGTTTATCAAGAATGGTGGGGCCTGAATGACCACATCAAAAAAGAAGCTGAAACCTTCTATAATGACCTCGGCGACGTAAACGTACTGGCCCTTGATATGTACGATGGACAGGTGGGCACCACGCCGCAAGAAGCGGGTAAAATCATGCAATCCACGCCCAAAGAGCGCTTGGAGGCAATCATGAAAGGTGGTATTGCCTACGCAGGAAAAGACGCAAAAATTGCGAGTGTGGGCTGGTGCTTTGGCGGAATGCTGTCGTTGCAATCGGCCTTGCTGGAAGGAAAGCAGGCGGTGGGTTGCGTGATGTACTACGGCCGTCCTGAGCAAGATGTGGAAAAACTTAAGACCCTGAATGTAGACGTGTTGGGTATTTTTGGCAGTCAAGATCAAGGAATTCCACCGGCTACCGTTGCGAAATTTGAAGAAAATATGAAAACAGCGGGTAAGCAGGTCACGATTAAGATGTACGATGCCGTACACGGTTTTGCCAATCCAAGCAATCCCAAGCACGACCCAACCGCTACCGCCGATGCGTATAAAAACGCCTTGGGGTATTTGAAGAAGAAATTGAGTTGA
- a CDS encoding BlaI/MecI/CopY family transcriptional regulator, giving the protein MEKLTNKEEEIMQALWKAESAFVKDLLPYFTNPPLHYNTVSTIIRNLEEKGYVNHRSFGNTHEYFPLISKEEYQNQFVINKLVGDYFDNSYKNLVSYFAQNDKVSADELREILRMIEQNE; this is encoded by the coding sequence ATGGAAAAGCTCACCAACAAAGAAGAGGAAATCATGCAGGCGCTCTGGAAAGCCGAAAGTGCTTTTGTGAAAGACCTATTGCCTTATTTTACCAACCCGCCGCTGCATTACAACACGGTTTCGACCATCATCCGTAATCTCGAAGAAAAGGGTTATGTAAATCATCGTTCGTTTGGGAATACGCATGAATATTTCCCGCTTATCAGCAAAGAAGAATACCAAAACCAGTTCGTTATCAACAAATTGGTTGGCGACTACTTTGACAACTCTTACAAAAATCTGGTGTCTTATTTTGCCCAAAACGACAAAGTAAGTGCCGATGAACTGCGGGAAATCCTGCGCATGATTGAACAAAACGAATAA
- a CDS encoding M56 family metallopeptidase: MNYELLSYLLKASLVLAILTTAYAWLVKRETFLQVNRWLLWINVAATLLLPVIPLPDLEWVPDAPAQAVAVVLPSKPASPVPKVTKSEPFIAPTPQATTVPSAVLEDSSLSVWDWIGIVYGVVAGLLALKLLIQLGALWRLQHGSTQYETEDGVYLIESDKITSPFSFFNRIFYNPTHHNDDEWAQVWTHECVHAHQLHSIDMLTAEVLKIVFWFNPFAWWHQRLVQETLEFITDRAVLDSGIEKKSYQYHLLRTTLSADKQTFTNNINAPHFNKSFLKERIEMMNKTNSKWMGIGKYFAFVGMLWLCAAFTKPYREEIAAKIVEEVPELKAVMEPKPSPKVVFNDFVLEKSLDKPQKDSVQIAIEPLAKAETDTQKLISATKYVVYEDKTLHWVITPKTTLEDLFAMKQEFKRHSLELEVREMKMDPMQSFLQRVSVISNRPNGGSCAWDEGEDILKPIASHGGYMTIEAGGCGTTDKGNMHPTLKTISEQDEKTANEDFHKNRIEYLIVETNSKTGAGGSRDMRRKSLEYYKEKRGKSSFLNLNENDFLQVAGPHRNDIILLNGKPSTLEEIEKIALKDFYAAIFKDTWEKDKTQRRHYILIFTEN, translated from the coding sequence ATGAACTACGAACTCCTTTCCTATCTCCTGAAAGCCAGTTTGGTATTGGCCATTTTGACCACCGCCTACGCTTGGCTGGTAAAACGTGAGACTTTTTTGCAGGTCAACCGGTGGTTGTTATGGATCAATGTGGCGGCCACCTTGCTACTACCCGTCATTCCCCTCCCCGATTTGGAATGGGTGCCAGATGCCCCCGCCCAAGCCGTGGCCGTCGTTTTGCCATCCAAGCCCGCCAGCCCAGTGCCAAAGGTGACAAAATCGGAGCCATTTATTGCTCCCACACCTCAGGCAACGACGGTACCAAGCGCGGTTTTGGAAGATTCATCGCTTTCGGTGTGGGATTGGATCGGCATCGTATATGGCGTAGTGGCAGGTTTGTTGGCCCTGAAATTACTGATTCAGCTGGGAGCCCTCTGGCGACTGCAACACGGCAGTACCCAATACGAAACCGAAGACGGTGTGTACTTGATTGAGAGTGATAAAATCACCTCACCTTTTTCGTTTTTCAACCGTATTTTTTACAATCCTACCCACCACAACGACGACGAATGGGCGCAAGTGTGGACCCACGAATGCGTACACGCGCACCAACTCCACAGCATCGACATGCTCACAGCCGAGGTGCTAAAGATTGTGTTTTGGTTCAATCCCTTTGCATGGTGGCATCAGCGACTGGTACAAGAAACGCTCGAATTCATCACCGACCGCGCGGTGCTGGACAGCGGTATCGAAAAAAAATCGTATCAATACCATTTGCTTCGCACAACGCTCTCGGCCGACAAACAGACCTTTACCAATAATATCAATGCCCCGCATTTCAACAAATCGTTTCTCAAGGAGCGCATTGAGATGATGAACAAAACAAATTCAAAATGGATGGGCATCGGTAAGTACTTTGCCTTTGTGGGAATGCTGTGGCTTTGCGCCGCTTTTACCAAGCCCTATCGGGAAGAAATAGCGGCAAAAATTGTAGAGGAAGTGCCTGAATTGAAGGCGGTTATGGAACCTAAACCTTCACCAAAGGTTGTTTTTAATGACTTTGTGTTGGAAAAATCGTTGGATAAGCCTCAAAAAGACTCAGTACAAATTGCTATTGAGCCGCTGGCTAAAGCCGAAACTGATACGCAAAAATTGATTTCGGCTACGAAATACGTGGTTTATGAGGATAAAACATTGCATTGGGTCATTACACCTAAAACTACTTTGGAAGACCTTTTTGCCATGAAACAAGAATTTAAGAGACATAGTCTTGAATTGGAGGTACGAGAAATGAAGATGGATCCTATGCAATCATTTCTTCAGCGTGTTTCAGTAATATCCAACAGGCCTAACGGTGGTAGTTGTGCATGGGACGAGGGAGAAGATATTCTAAAACCCATTGCTTCTCATGGCGGGTACATGACAATTGAAGCAGGAGGATGTGGTACCACTGACAAAGGAAATATGCACCCAACTTTAAAAACAATTTCAGAGCAAGACGAAAAAACGGCTAATGAAGATTTTCATAAAAATCGTATTGAATACCTTATTGTGGAAACAAACTCCAAAACAGGAGCAGGTGGTAGTAGAGATATGCGTCGAAAATCCTTGGAATACTATAAAGAAAAAAGGGGGAAATCAAGTTTTCTCAATTTAAATGAAAACGACTTTCTTCAAGTAGCGGGGCCTCATCGCAACGATATTATCCTACTTAACGGAAAACCCTCAACATTGGAAGAGATAGAGAAAATAGCTCTCAAAGATTTCTATGCTGCTATTTTCAAAGATACTTGGGAGAAAGACAAAACCCAAAGACGGCACTACATTTTGATTTTTACCGAAAACTAA
- a CDS encoding universal stress protein, whose amino-acid sequence MRTILVPTDFSDNSQKALEFAQIIAERYDAGISLVHAYHPPIIDPNLPPEALVALAEQTEKIDREKLEAWEKECRQDGFACESKLVFGSATDVILDEVIEQKPILVVMGRTGKGGWLDKLMGSVATSVSAKAACPVLVLPPQAHTKDIKRIVYATELERPEENALGFAFNLAEHFNAELDLVKVNASFEVNVFDDEQFIGDIKATFGDKKYTLHAIDEESVVDGLQKYADKHHADLIVMATRKRDWLSGLINPSLSKKMVLASHIPILICHLEQMETLEA is encoded by the coding sequence ATGAGAACAATTTTGGTACCCACGGACTTCTCTGACAACTCTCAAAAAGCGCTTGAATTTGCGCAGATAATTGCAGAAAGGTACGATGCGGGAATTTCATTGGTACATGCGTATCATCCGCCAATCATTGATCCTAACCTGCCGCCAGAAGCATTAGTCGCGTTGGCCGAGCAGACGGAGAAAATTGACAGAGAAAAGCTAGAGGCGTGGGAAAAAGAATGCCGACAAGATGGGTTTGCGTGTGAAAGTAAACTGGTATTTGGCTCGGCAACAGATGTAATTTTGGACGAGGTCATTGAGCAAAAGCCGATTTTGGTCGTCATGGGCCGCACGGGCAAAGGGGGGTGGCTCGATAAACTGATGGGCAGTGTAGCCACTAGTGTTTCGGCCAAGGCCGCATGCCCTGTGTTGGTGTTGCCGCCGCAGGCGCACACCAAAGACATTAAGCGAATCGTGTACGCCACGGAGTTGGAGCGACCCGAAGAAAATGCCTTGGGTTTTGCCTTCAATTTAGCTGAACATTTTAATGCTGAATTGGACCTTGTAAAAGTAAATGCGTCTTTTGAAGTGAATGTGTTTGATGATGAGCAGTTTATCGGTGACATCAAAGCGACATTTGGGGATAAAAAGTACACACTCCACGCCATCGACGAAGAGTCGGTTGTGGATGGATTGCAAAAATATGCCGACAAACACCATGCAGATTTGATTGTTATGGCTACCCGTAAGCGGGACTGGTTATCGGGATTGATTAATCCGAGCCTTTCCAAAAAAATGGTGTTGGCATCGCATATCCCGATACTGATTTGTCATTTAGAACAAATGGAGACATTGGAGGCGTAA
- a CDS encoding alcohol dehydrogenase catalytic domain-containing protein has protein sequence MLQSKAAIANGTGSFSIQTLQVAAPQGDEVLVQIKAAGICHTDWDSQSWGKSLVMGHEGSGIVTQIGPDVTSLQVGDKVMLNWAIPCHKCFQCQEGNQHICEVNSPVTAGNKASGGHATLASTLLEGQPIERAFSLGTMAEYTLVREAACVKITVDMPFSSAAIVGCGVMTGYGSVVNAAKVKTGSSVVVLGTGGVGLNVIQGARIAGAAKIIAVDINPLRLEMAREYGATDTVLAKKEDIGLLQAAQLVKSITNGRGADYAFECTAIPELGAAPLAMVRNAGVACQVSGIEQVISIDMNLFEWDKIYINPLYGKARPQIDFPILQQLYAKGDLILDKMVTKTYNLDQLAEAFADMHAGRNAKGVIVF, from the coding sequence ATGCTTCAATCCAAAGCCGCCATTGCCAACGGCACGGGCAGTTTTTCCATTCAAACCCTCCAAGTAGCCGCCCCGCAGGGCGATGAAGTGCTGGTACAAATCAAAGCGGCGGGCATCTGTCATACCGATTGGGATTCGCAATCATGGGGTAAGTCTCTCGTGATGGGCCACGAAGGCTCAGGCATCGTAACCCAAATTGGCCCTGATGTAACGAGCCTTCAGGTAGGCGACAAAGTGATGCTTAACTGGGCCATTCCGTGTCACAAATGCTTTCAGTGCCAGGAAGGCAACCAACATATTTGCGAAGTCAATTCGCCCGTTACAGCGGGTAATAAAGCCTCAGGGGGCCACGCGACACTGGCCTCTACCCTTCTGGAAGGTCAACCCATTGAGCGCGCGTTTAGCCTCGGTACGATGGCAGAATACACGTTGGTGCGAGAAGCGGCCTGCGTCAAAATCACGGTCGACATGCCTTTTTCGTCGGCGGCCATTGTCGGTTGCGGTGTCATGACTGGCTACGGTTCGGTGGTCAATGCTGCCAAAGTCAAAACGGGCAGCTCCGTGGTGGTACTCGGCACGGGCGGCGTGGGGCTAAACGTCATTCAAGGCGCAAGAATCGCGGGCGCGGCCAAAATCATCGCTGTAGACATCAACCCATTACGCCTCGAAATGGCCCGAGAATACGGCGCTACCGACACTGTTTTGGCCAAAAAGGAAGACATAGGCCTATTGCAGGCCGCCCAGCTTGTTAAGTCCATTACCAACGGGCGCGGCGCTGATTATGCTTTTGAGTGTACCGCTATTCCCGAACTCGGTGCCGCACCGCTTGCCATGGTGCGCAACGCAGGCGTTGCCTGTCAGGTGAGCGGCATTGAGCAGGTAATTAGCATCGACATGAACCTTTTTGAATGGGACAAAATCTACATCAATCCGCTTTATGGCAAAGCTCGGCCCCAAATTGATTTTCCCATTCTCCAACAACTCTACGCCAAAGGCGATTTGATTTTGGACAAAATGGTGACCAAAACCTACAACCTTGACCAACTCGCCGAAGCCTTTGCCGATATGCACGCGGGCAGAAATGCGAAGGGCGTGATTGTGTTTTAG
- a CDS encoding alpha/beta hydrolase, which translates to MSQFFTVEISDPRFESDNLRLITVKSPSLKKRADITVFVPDVPVSELKGMVMLLHGVYGSHWAWTLKGGVHQTAERLINENKMPPMLLVMPSDGLFADGSGYVPHLSEDYEKWIVEDVVSVVTQQIAGRALPLFITGLSMGGYGALRLGAKYSDKFRAFSGHSSVTELGQLNQFVEDFDGLLSVAQTQESVLESILQHKVNLPPFRFDCGQEDILIDYNRQLHHSLVRHGIEHQYNEFPGGHEWPYWEEHIAESLLFFGSLCP; encoded by the coding sequence ATGTCCCAATTCTTCACCGTCGAAATCTCCGACCCACGTTTTGAATCCGACAATCTGCGCTTGATTACGGTCAAAAGCCCATCGTTGAAAAAACGAGCGGATATTACTGTATTTGTACCCGACGTTCCTGTTTCTGAACTCAAAGGCATGGTCATGCTCCTGCATGGTGTGTATGGAAGCCATTGGGCATGGACGCTCAAAGGTGGCGTTCATCAAACCGCCGAACGGCTCATTAATGAAAACAAAATGCCGCCCATGCTTCTGGTCATGCCTTCCGATGGGCTGTTTGCCGACGGCAGCGGGTATGTGCCTCATCTGTCGGAAGACTATGAAAAATGGATTGTGGAAGATGTGGTCAGTGTAGTAACCCAACAAATCGCGGGCCGCGCTTTGCCGCTTTTCATCACGGGGCTTTCGATGGGCGGTTATGGTGCACTGCGGCTAGGAGCTAAGTATTCTGATAAATTCAGGGCTTTTTCGGGTCATTCGTCCGTCACAGAGCTGGGCCAATTGAACCAATTTGTGGAAGATTTTGACGGGCTTCTCTCAGTCGCTCAAACCCAAGAATCGGTGTTGGAAAGTATCCTGCAACACAAAGTAAACCTTCCGCCTTTTCGGTTTGATTGCGGCCAGGAAGATATTCTCATTGATTACAATCGACAATTGCATCATTCTTTGGTCCGGCATGGCATTGAGCATCAATACAATGAGTTTCCGGGCGGGCATGAATGGCCTTATTGGGAAGAACACATTGCTGAATCATTGCTTTTTTTCGGTAGTTTGTGCCCGTAA
- a CDS encoding O-methyltransferase — translation MNDNSIPNKPGSIKNIDADAAAISFGQPSDDLTGVFLRTLIASKPAGKFLELGTGAGRATAWILEGMSADSSLISVEFDEALISIAQKHLGHDPRLELICLPGEDVIVTLPTNSFDLIFADTWPGKYNHLAETLNLVKPGGFYIIDDMLPQPNWPEGHAEKVAALIQTLEEDTRFETVKMSWASGVIVLVKKA, via the coding sequence ATGAACGACAACAGCATTCCAAACAAACCCGGCAGTATTAAAAATATTGACGCAGATGCCGCCGCCATCAGCTTCGGTCAACCATCTGACGATTTGACGGGGGTATTTCTTCGCACTCTTATTGCTTCCAAACCTGCGGGGAAATTTCTGGAATTGGGTACGGGTGCTGGCCGCGCCACGGCTTGGATTTTGGAAGGAATGAGCGCTGATTCTAGCCTCATTTCGGTAGAATTTGACGAAGCTTTGATTTCCATTGCCCAAAAACACCTTGGCCACGACCCACGATTGGAGTTAATCTGTCTTCCAGGCGAAGACGTCATCGTGACGCTTCCCACCAATAGCTTTGATTTAATTTTTGCCGATACATGGCCCGGCAAATACAATCATTTGGCCGAAACCCTGAATTTGGTCAAACCGGGCGGTTTTTACATCATCGACGATATGCTCCCCCAGCCCAATTGGCCCGAAGGACACGCCGAAAAAGTAGCCGCGCTCATCCAAACGCTTGAAGAAGATACCCGTTTTGAAACGGTTAAAATGTCGTGGGCTTCGGGGGTAATTGTTTTGGTAAAAAAGGCATAA
- a CDS encoding sterol desaturase family protein translates to MLTLIFIVFGFCFILERLIPGWKLPDVPTWTIRVLGVNFIQLGVVILAGYTWEKWFSVYSLFHLSDHVNPYLGGLIAYFIATFIFYWWHRWRHTVDFLWTHFHQIHHSPQRIEVITSFYKHPLEMTVNSIIGSLLVYFLLGLNMEAGGIYTLCTALGEFFYHTNVKSPQWVGYIFQRPEMHRIHHEYNKHTNNYGDIVWWDMLFGTYENPKEFKTSCGFDNEKEQRLVDMLKFKDVHRE, encoded by the coding sequence ATGCTCACCCTCATTTTTATCGTTTTTGGATTTTGCTTTATCTTAGAACGACTCATCCCGGGTTGGAAACTTCCTGACGTACCGACATGGACCATCAGAGTTCTGGGGGTAAATTTTATTCAACTTGGCGTAGTAATACTGGCAGGATATACGTGGGAAAAGTGGTTTTCGGTCTATTCGTTATTTCATCTTTCAGACCACGTAAACCCTTATTTGGGGGGACTGATTGCGTATTTTATCGCAACGTTTATATTCTATTGGTGGCATCGTTGGCGGCACACCGTTGATTTTCTATGGACCCATTTTCATCAAATCCACCATAGTCCGCAACGAATCGAAGTCATCACTTCTTTTTACAAGCACCCTTTGGAAATGACGGTCAACTCAATCATTGGGAGTTTGCTGGTGTATTTTTTATTGGGATTAAACATGGAGGCAGGTGGAATTTATACACTTTGTACCGCGCTTGGGGAGTTTTTTTATCATACAAATGTTAAAAGTCCGCAATGGGTTGGTTATATTTTCCAACGTCCTGAAATGCACAGAATTCATCACGAATACAATAAACACACCAATAACTATGGTGACATTGTTTGGTGGGATATGCTTTTTGGAACGTATGAAAATCCGAAAGAATTTAAGACCTCCTGCGGTTTCGACAACGAAAAAGAGCAGCGACTTGTCGATATGTTGAAATTTAAAGATGTACACAGAGAATGA